The genomic stretch TCTTCCATATTTATGCACCAAGAGACCAAacgttactattattattattttttttttacagggagtCGGCTCAGTGTTTAAAAGGTGCGACGTAAAGGAAAAGCAGTAGTTTCCTGCGTTAATGGGGGCACAGTGCAAAATTTTTGGAAAGTATAACCGTGCGCTTTCACAACACAGACCCTCACTGTTTAAAGACTTTAGTAGTTTTTTTGGAACTGGGAAAACAAACTCCTTCTGGGAAAATGATAGGTGTCAAACTCATACAGGTTCAAAGATTTTATTAACTgctaatatctaatatataaattatatatatatatatatatatatatatatatatatatatatatatatattatatatatatctatatatatatatatatatatatatatatatataaaaaaattaataaataaacaagggcTTGATTTCAAAATCAATCAACCCTTTTTATACATTtggttaattttacaaaacatgcaCTTGATCATTGTTGTTATTAatcttgtattattaatattgctatgctaataataacaataatattattaacaacaacaataataacttttaacatttattcataaaaCAGGTGTTaagtcccatttaaaaaaaacaaacaaacaaaaaaaaaaaaacaacctttaacaAACTCCAAAGACCGGATATATAAAAGCGCTCCTTTCATTTGATCGATTTCTTGGTCACTTTCTTAGCGAGTGGAGttcatatattttagaaatacaaaaagaaagtctGTAAAACTGGACAGACCTGATCCATGTGATTTCAGCATTCAGTGACCCAGTCTGTGCACCTTGACTGCACCATGACATTCTGGTTGTGTTCACAGATGATGGGTCACACAGCACTGATGATAATGAACCTGGGGGAGCCCAGAACCGTAGCTGACTGTGCATGGAAGTAGTGAGGAATTTGACCTGTAAATGACATTTTTACTCAACAGGaagcataaaacaacaacaaaaaatggactTCATGCTCTTTTTTGGTAACATAAACTGGCCACATACAGGACGTAGCACATTAGCTCCCCACATTGCCACCTTCTGAGCATGCCCAGGAGTGTTTGTTCTTCTGAGCATGCCCAGGAGTGTTGGTTCTGAGCATGCCCAGAAGGCCTGGTTCTTCTGAGCATGCCCAGAAGGGTTGGTTCTGAGCATGCCCAGGAGTGCTGCATTTTCAGAAGTCGTTCATTAAAGACACACACGCACCAACGGAAAGTGTAACTGAATGTTGACATGGAATGGTGAAATAACACATGATCCATATTTAACTCAATCCTGCTACCCTCCCACTGGCTGCCATCGCTTCCAGGGCACGGTTTTGTGCGGCCATAAGAAGTCTTAATTAAGAGTCTGACTGGGAAATCGTCAGCAGTCATCGTTATGCACTTAACAACGACAAAGTTGTTCTGGAGGCGACTCTCATTGCGGAGGCCCATAGATGCCTGGGAAGGTTTGCAGAATATGAGACCAGAGAGAGATCTGAATAAGATTTAAAACCATTTTCTACTAAATCTGTACAGTGACAAGTTTGACTTCAGAACCGATCATTCTGTAATCTGTGGCTCTGCCATGCAGTGATCAAATGgggtggtacttttttttttctttaaagaaaacctGTCAggaaagaactttttttttttttttttttttttttttaaatagagaaaaaaaaagcacagctaaCATTTCAAAAGTCAGTGCAGTTGATGGGTAAGAGATGGGTAAAGTTTGTGTGGCCCAAAGCATCCTGTGTTCCCGGGCTTGTTGCAAAGTTCAGCCATGTAGAACGTCGAAAGGCAGTTCACTGTGGGCAGAAGGCCTCCTAAGACTGCAGTTCCAGGAAGGATGCAGAGCTCTCAAGTTTGCAAACACGCATTTCAAGTTTTCAAGAATGAGGCCTAATCCAGAAGGTAGTCGTGAGAGAAACTCTctggtatacattttaaactgttttaaggAAACCAGGCTTTTTTTCCCCTCCTTTTAAGACCGTCATAAAgccttttccttttttcttttttttttctacgttGAAGTCAGTGCTCGCAGTTACTGGATTTGCACGTGCATACTGTAGCATGTTGTCTGTAGATATACACAAGCACATCTGCACACAAATGAAGCAACAATTTTTTGTGAGTTTTAAGACATTTCAGATCCGAAGAAGAGGCAACAAAGTGTCGCTGCCCAGTTAGGTGCCTTTAAGGTTGCTGGCGTGGAAAGGAATGGCATCTCCAGATTGGAGCAAGCAGAGGGGCCGTTACAAGACGAACACTTCACAGAGCTTGAAGAGATTCCCTGAAGCGTTGCGGGATCCAGTTTGGCCAccagtttttgtttgatttgttttctcagttttggctttagtttagtttttttctccaagtaaaaaaaaaaaaaaaactggggaaAATTTAATTAAGGTCATATGCAATGGCAGACAACTAATGCAATCCTCTTGGGTTTCCACAGCAACAGGAACACCACCAAATAAACGAGGCGTGATTGTTTCAGCAATCGTTTGGCAGTGTCTGACTCCAGCACCAGGCTGGGTAAGGCATGACCAATCAAGTAACAAAGTTAAAGTTTGTATGCTCTTTTATTCCCAGCTCTCACTCTTTCTTTCTTCTGTTACTCTCCTGCCTCAAGACAGGACAAACTGAGTGTATTCTGTGCTCTTCAAGATGTGTTCGGGGCTCCTTCCAGTTGTGCAGAACTGTCTGCAGCTTCACACGTCTTGACAGAACTGATCGAagatctgctatatatatatatatatttatctaatatatataatataatagattaAAAGAGTTCTTCCTCATATATGTCTCTTCATGTGAAGAGCAAGATGGTCGGACCGGGAGAaacacctgaaacacacacaaaaaagggaaGTGTTTAAATCAGTGCTGGACTCCCCTTACTATGCAGTCTCTGATACACTGCGGAATCTGCTAAACACCAGTTCCATTtgtgtgcagaaaaaaacaaaaactgcatcaaACTGCAACACAATACTGCATCTTCCTCAAAACAGTATTTTTGTCAGTTAAGTTTAGCCCTGCTGCTTGATTAGCTGTGGGTTTAAATTCTGTGCCGGGTCTACCTCAGTGCCAATACAGTCACAGGAAATATTcctcaatatattatttttgaacCTCGAAGAGAGTCATGTGTGGATGTCTCCACTTACATTTCCCGATTAGCacaaatcttggactacctaattcTACTTCAGGTTAGGCAATCCAAGATTAGGGCTAataagggtctgtgaaaccagcctgacATACTGTACCTAAATACATATAATTATGCAACTGTATCACGTTACTAAGTTGTCCCACTAATcactttacaattaaaacagccagattattattaatttgcaaaAGAATAGGCAGGGGCAGATTAACTATTTAAACAGATGGCATTCAAaagcaggagagggagagagagagagagagagagagagagagagagagagagagagagagagagagagagagagagagagagagagagagagagagagagagagagagagagagagagagagagagagagagagagagagagagagagagagagagtcttgcTAGCAATCAGGCAGTTTATCCTATGGGCCGGATGTTGTATTGCAATTCACAGTGTGTGTGCTATCCTGGGGAAACCCCAGGAGCAATGAAGCAGGTTACACTGGCTTAGTTttatcacatactgtatgtaaaataaaatcagatcTGTGTTTAGTTGGCCCTCAACTCCTGAGGTTGACCAGTTAAAGTAAGTCGGAAAACAGCAACGTCAGACATTGGACTTCTGAGAATACGACTGACAGCTTGAGAATGAAAAGGAGAGAGAGCAGTAGTAGCTATGTAGCCACTCTATCCATCCATCAGTAAGCCAGCTTCTTCTGCTTCTCGTATCATTTAAGAGGAGCTGGCAGTAACAGGGAGAGTGATGGTTTCCTGCAGAGATGGACAGATGGTGAAGTGAGTCAGTGCCAGTGGCCCCGGCACCAGCTGGCACTTCCAGAACCAATCAGGCAGCTGGTGGGACACGAGAACCCCCTGTACCCCCCACCCTGCCGTGTGTCAGCACTTGATTAGGCAGGATTAATGACAGGGGGAAGTGAAGTCCAGGTGGGCTGGGTTCCACACGATACTTGCTGTCAAGGTGGCAACTGTAATGCCCTATAGGGGCTGGCTAATGGAGAGTGCACATCACCACAAAAACCAAGTTCCCAGCTGTTTTtctatataactttttttttctttgtaattttacTGTCTGTTATTTTCTCCAGTCATTTGTATTTCAataatgataatttaaaaaatgtcctgGAAAAGGTTTTAGTTACAGAATATGTGACTGTCCTTGCATAATCGGAAAACTACATTTAGAGCAATCTAATATATTTCTATAATCTATGATATATTTGTACTTGACATTTGGGCTGTTTCTCTGAGATTTGGTAACCTCAACCATTTATCATTAAGACACAGGATCAAGTGAATAAAACGGGGGCGAGGACGGGGGTGTTTTCAAGAATCCCAGAATAGACTCACACTGACAGACACGCTATGAGAGAGAGGAAACACAAAGAGATACATGGGAAATGAAGGGCTGACAATGGAAATGAACGGACATGCTTCTGACTGACATCTGCCAGCACTGTGCAAGCAGGCATCACTCACAGTGCTCCTTGATTGACCCGAAACGCCCTTGCATGTCCCACTGTGCTAACAGTTCTGCTCCCTTCTTTATTATTCTGGGCTCTGGTGCTTAGAAATGATCCCTGCTCCCCACTCCCTTTTTTTCAAGGCATATTTAaaaatttgttttacaaagtgggggaCGTCCACACAACATCGTTTTTTCAGGATTACTATCTTTaaggggacattttctcaaattttgtccagACATTGATAGTAacacctgcccacacacacacacacacacagtgcaagaggTTTTAACCTTTATCCCTCCAGCCACACAAAAGCTAATCCTGAGACAATAGGCTGGCCGAAGCCCCACTTCAATGGAAACTCAAAGGCTTGCAGGAAGCTCTATTGATGCTGGTTTCCTGTCAGACAGAGTCTCTGCTGTGCTGTTCCCTGGCTCTGCAGCCTGCTCTCCTCTTACTGATCCCACACCTGCTGCCCGGTCCTGATGACACAATCTGTCAGGTAACAAAGCAGGGTCCCCGCAGAGCCCGCAGCAGAACAGGCTTCCGTTTCCACCAGGCTTCCTTGCAGCCCATGTGTAAACACTGTATAGTTAGAACATAGCGCCGATTCACAAACTCGCTTCATTCACATTCAGGCCATGGTGACAGCAAATTGAACTCGTGCTaaagggatgggaataagactcccattgcatagcagtttcacccattcctagttttgttatgagtttaataagatacctgagctgggtgaaactgctatgcaagaagagtcttatttccacccctgtgctaaacagatttattttttatatcagatAGTAAAACACCCAGGAGCTGGCACTCACTATTAGCCTGGACTTTTATTGTCTGTTATTTTCTACAAAGGTTTGCGTTGCAGAGGGCTGGGGTACGGGTGCCTGGGCAGGGGCTCTCTTACCTGTCACAGTGGTTACACTTGAACGGTTTGGCTCCAGTGTGCTTCCTGTAGTGCCTCGTCAACTCGTCGCTCCGTGCAAAGCGCCAATCGCAGCCCTCCCATGAACACTTGTAAGGCTTCTCCCCTGCGGAGAGATCGAGCACAAAACCTTACTGTGCAGAAGAGACAGTCGTTACTCCCCAGCCAAACACAACCTGACCCCACTGAGACCGAAAACTAACACAACCTGACCCCACTGAGACAgaattatttacaatatatatttcagCTTGACCTGAACAGAAAATAGTCCATCTGATGTCTCACAGGCAGTCTGCGGCCAGTTTACCTTGAAAGACAGGGTTTGCTCACATACATGTCCCGTTTGTTTTTATGCACACAGTAATTCGTGTTTAGGACCAGGCATTAGCAAAAGCTTGGAATAGCCCCTTTGAATACAGCCTTTGCACACAAACGCAAGCTGATAAAGTAGGTGGGCTTTAGAATTCCACTGGACTAACGCAAGTCGTGGCAACATGGAGGGGGGGCAGGGTAGCACAATCAGGTTGTCATGACAACATGTAGTCCACACCAGAAGTAGAATTCGCCAACCAATCAGGCCTTGTCGCCAGCTTGACAAACAGACAACCAAGCTCGCACCTACCCACTCTAATCAGCTCGCCACTTCAATGATTAATAAACTACACATCATGTCTAGCAGCACCCTGAATACGCCCTCTCTTATCCAGCGTCCACAAGGTTCAAGCCTCTTTGTAAAGCACAATCCTTAATGAGCTTGATTGTATTGCATTCTTCTAGCAGGGATCACTGCCAGGATGATAAATGCCACTCTTAGTGAAGTTGGATTAAGACTTTATTTTGTTAACCCCCCGCAAGTGATGCAACATGAGGTGAACAGTACTGTGTGATTAAAAGGTGCATCAGACAACGCGCATAATTCAATTCACAGCGTGCACAAGACAGCTAAAACATACCACTTGAAGCCTTTTATTTGGTCTTTAATGCCGGATCCTGCCATTCCCAGCTAATCAACATGCACTAGGTGAAGACCAGCTGTGATAAGGAGCAAAAAACACACCTAGAGGGGGTAGCCAGACACCTCAGCATTTCCCCGGCCCGCGCTCCCTCTTCACGGCTAAGCAGACACCAGGGAGGCTGACAAACAGCAGCGATCAACACGCTCACATCCTGATTTAAACACTCGCAAACAAGCTGAACCTCGAGCTGACCTTCTTGAAATATGGAAAGTCTACAAAAGAGTCTGTACAGAATGGGAAAAAAACTTGCACGTTAAATAAGTTGTAATGAAAATAACCCGCtaacctcatttaaaaaaaaaaaacatagcagcaGGGTTTTCCTtggtctattttttgtttttgtctttctctctttttttaaagcctgCAGCGAGTCAGGGACGCAGGTGAGAGACACGCTGCAGGATTCTCACTCTGCTTCCATTAATTGGAGACAGATCCCCAGAGGTTGAACATCAGCTCAGCAGACTGGGCCCTGCACCCACGGCAACCAGAAAAAACAGCCAATTAGAGCTTGGAGCCATGGCGCATGATGCAGTCACTTagcaactaaaaaaaagaaacagaagaaacCGAGGAGGACATGACAAGGCAGCAGGCCGAATCCTGCACCCACAGAAAACACTCCAGGAAGAGCCAATTACTGCTTGGAGGCACACGTTGCCTGGCAaccaaaacaaagagagagagagagagagagagagagaagaaaaagagTGTGAACAGCAGTGTAGTAGGCCGAGACTAGCACCCAGCTTGGCAAGTAATTGGCCAATTACTACTTTCTGCCTGGTGCTGATGTGGTCTCCTAGCAACCAGCCCCATCTCCCTAGTCAGACAGGTGCCTCTGTAGCAGTTAATTGCATTTTCTCAGGCAACGGAAGAAAAATCAGTTATATTATCTGTGAGGTTGTTAAAGTAGCTGGGTAAAAGCCGTTTATGGATTGTTATTTTTGAGTTCATGGTGCTGGTGGATACTGCTTGATATTATGAGCTATTCCAGCTTCCCAACCCCACCTTATTGCTACTTGCATAACTCATGCCAACCATTATGAATGCAAAACAATCAGCACACGCAGGGCTATGCACTTTCCATACATGCGGCAGTTTTACGAGCCGGTATAATCAGAATCTTCGGTGGCTGTAATTTATgggaataattaaataaaaataaaaaaagctgattAAGTAAATTACACCGCTGAGCTTCACTTGTAGCAGATCATTATGAGCATGTGTTATTCACAGTGCTCTCACATGCCTGTGCTTTTCAGTTTTGGTCTCCTGGTTGTCTATTAAAAGACGTTAACTATAAAGGAACCTCAGCCATAAAttatgctgtttaaaaatgtttaaaataggtgtgcataacacatttaaataaatgcaagtcTGCACTTGCATTGTATCTGCTTAGTGCTTGGCGAAGGTTTCTGTTCTGGACAAAAAGTGTGCAAACTCAAAACGCCCCCGCAGTATGAAGCAAATCAGAGGTGCTCGCCACCTCGGAAGGCGGTCGAGCACCCAGACGAAGGCAGCCCTTACCCGTGTGTGTCCTCTGATGTGCTTTCAGGTGGGAGCTCTTTGTGTAAACCTTGCGGCAGCCATTGAACTGGCAGCGATGGACCCGCTTCTTGTTTTCGGGGGTAGTTTCAGCTGTTCTGACACCAGCGGCCCCCTGCTCCCCGTCACTCTGCGCCCCCTTTGTCGGGGAGGGTAGCATCGTTGCAGTGACCACCTTGGCGGCCCCTGTGCCGATCTTCTTTGCCACCAGCTTGAGTGTTAGTGTGCCGTCAGCGGCGGCTGTGAGCGTCTGCGCGGGTTTGATGAGGTGTCTGCCGAGCtcgggggaggagggtggggtgAGGGAAGTGACTGCGCTGAGCTGGGCTGCGTTCACGCCTCCACCCGTGCCGGCACACGCCTCTTTGGTCATGGAGTCCGATGTCTGGACACTCAAGGGGACATTCAGCAGGACGTTGTCCTGGGAGACGAGGAGTCCCGTGGGGCTGGGCTGCTCCGAGAGCAGTAAGTGGTCCTCGACTTCAACCTTCATGAAGGAAGGTGTCAACAGGCAGTCCAAGTCTTCATCGAAGGGGTCTGTGAACTTCTTGGGCTCCGTCTGCAGGTAGCGCTCCAGCTCCAGGCACGTCTGCAGAGAGATCAGAGACAGGAAGTCAGTGCCATGAGGCAAAGGGTCTGTACAGCAACACACAGCTTTGTATTTGCAAAGCGAAGATACAACCGACACAGCAAGTCTCCTAATCCTTTTCTCCAGTGCCAAGTTTGCTAAACCCTGATGGACCCGCTCCTAGGCACTAGGCACTTCCTTCTGTGGTTTCACATGGTATTGGTTTACTGTTTAActatgcaagtttaaaaaaaactgctgtttctTTGCTATAAGAACCTCAAACAACTCTTGCTACCTGATACTCTATCTCTCTAATGTCACGAGAAGCTGCTGCGTAACTCCTAACAGCAAACTACAAGGGGTGCGCCGATACTCGTACCCGCACTCCTGGTTGCCTttaagaagcatttaaaaaaatcagcagGTATGAAATAAATCCATTCGCGTTGaactcaaaacaagaaaagctgaccTTCCCTCACCAACTGATCCCAATCAATGGCAATACATTtcagcattgttttattttcctctcatccgcAACACTGACACGTCTACTGTCACAGACCGATAatgataacaaaaatgaaaagtggAATGCATTCCTTTAATACCTAATGATAAATACTCCTAAAAATGATCAGCACACCCCAGCCTAATATACTATACATAGGCCTATTCTTATATATTAGCCCTAAACATTTTCTACATTACTAAAATATTGAAATGGTTGTTCTTAATAACACCCACACTTTCATTACTGGTACATTCACCTTTGAATGTCCCAGAGGAACTAAACTTCATAGCTTTCATATAGTACAACTGCTTGCAATAAAAAAGCCaagtagaaaaataaatgaaccacACATggacataatataatataatctctGAAGATTAAACACCACTCAACCATGACAACAAAACTTCACTGTGGTTTAATATCGTAATAAAAAGTGTAAAACACAGTATTCGGGTGGTCAAGAGATGATCTGGtttcattacaaattaaaatacagtattgtggTCGGGCAACTGCCTGTGCAATACCAGATAAACAAGAGGGCCAGCCTAGCCCTGCATGGCCAGGAGGTCAATGCATTGCTCAGCCCAGCCCTGCACATCCAGGAGGTCAATGCATTGCTCAGCCCAGCCCTGCACGGCCAGGAGGTCAATGCATTGCTCAGTCCAGCCCTGCACATCCAGGAGGTCAATGCATTGCTCAGCCCAGCCCTGCACGGCCAGGAGGTCAATGCATTGCTCAGCCCAGCCCTGCACGGCCAGGAGGTCAATGCATTGCTCAGCCCAGCCCTGCACATCCAGGAGGTCAATGCATTGCTCAGCCCAGCCCTGCACGGCCAGGAGGTCAATGCATTGCTCAGCCCAGCCCTGCACATCCAGGAGGTCAATGCATTGCTCAGCCCAGCCCTGCACGGCCAGGAGGTCAATGCATTGCTCAGCCCAGCCCTGCACGGCCAGGAGGTCAATGCATTGCTCAGCCCAGCCCTGCACATCCAGGAGGTCAATGCATTGCTCAGCCCAGCCCTGCACGGCCAGGAGGTCAATGCATTGCTCAGCCCAGCCCTGCACATCCAGGAGGTCAATGCATTGCTCAGCCCAGCCCTGCACGGCCAGGAGGTCAATGC from Polyodon spathula isolate WHYD16114869_AA chromosome 11, ASM1765450v1, whole genome shotgun sequence encodes the following:
- the LOC121322638 gene encoding Krueppel-like factor 7, coding for MDVLANHSIFQELQLVHDTGYFSALPSLEENWQQTCLELERYLQTEPKKFTDPFDEDLDCLLTPSFMKVEVEDHLLLSEQPSPTGLLVSQDNVLLNVPLSVQTSDSMTKEACAGTGGGVNAAQLSAVTSLTPPSSPELGRHLIKPAQTLTAAADGTLTLKLVAKKIGTGAAKVVTATMLPSPTKGAQSDGEQGAAGVRTAETTPENKKRVHRCQFNGCRKVYTKSSHLKAHQRTHTGEKPYKCSWEGCDWRFARSDELTRHYRKHTGAKPFKCNHCDRCFSRSDHLALHMKRHI